One region of Quercus lobata isolate SW786 chromosome 2, ValleyOak3.0 Primary Assembly, whole genome shotgun sequence genomic DNA includes:
- the LOC115975871 gene encoding protein NSP-INTERACTING KINASE 1-like, translated as MAMIRREVCLCFVAFLCLWSSANGLLSSKGVNFEVQALMGIKELLKDPHGVLENWDADSVDPCSWTMVTCSPEFLVTALGTPSQNLSGTLSPSIGNLTNLEILLLQNNNITGPIPAELGKLSKLQTLDLSNNFFNEEIPPSLGHLGDLQYMRLNNNSLTGAFPLSLASMTKLAFLDLSYNNFSGPVPRFAAKSFNIVGNPLICPTGSEPDCNGTTLMPMSMNLNSSEPTLPSGGPKRHKIALAFGLSLGCLCLMALGFGLLLWWRQRHNQQIFFDVKDRHHEEVSLGNLKRFQFRELQIATNNFSSKSILGKGGFGNVYKGVLQDGSVVAVKRLKDGNAIGGEIQFQTEVEMISLAVHRNLLRLYGFCMTPTERLLVYPYMSNGSVASRLKEKPVLDWGTRKRIALGAGRGLLYLHEQCDPKIIHRDVKAANILLDDYCEAVVGDFGLAKLLDHQDSHVTTAVRGTVGHIAPEYLSTGQSSDKTDVFGFGILLLELITGQRALEFGKAANQKGAMLDWVKKIHQEKKLEMLVDKDLKSNYDRIELEEMVQVALLCTQYLPSHRPKMSEVVRMLEGDGLAERWEASQRVESTKCKPHEFSASDRYSDLTDDSSLLVQAMELSGPR; from the exons atggCAATGATAAGAAGAGAAGTTTGTCTATGTTTTGTGGCTTTTCTATGTTTATGGTCTTCTGCAAATGGATTACTTTCTTCCAAAGGTGTAAACTTTGAAG TACAAGCTTTAATGGGAATAAAAGAGCTTTTAAAGGATCCCCATGGTGTCCTTGAGAATTGGGATGCTGATTCTGTTGATCCATGTAGCTGGACTATGGTCACCTGTTCTCCAGAGTTCCTTGTCACTGCCCT AGGTACTCCTAGTCAGAATTTATCTGGTACTCTATCTCCAAGCATAGGCAACTTAACAAATCTTGAGATTTT GCTCTTACAGAACAACAACATTACAGGGCCAATACCAGCAGAGCTAGGGAAGCTCTCAAAGCTTCAAACGCTTGATCTTTCTAATAACTTCTTCAATGAGGAAATTCCTCCCTCTCTTGGTCATCTGGGAGACCTCCAATACAT GCGGCTTAACAATAACAGTCTCACTGGAGCATTTCCGTTGTCATTGGCTAGCATGACCAAACTTGCCTTTCT TGACTTGTCCTACAACAATTTTAGTGGACCGGTACCCAGATTTGCTGCTAAAAGTTTCAa CATTGTTGGAAACCCTCTGATCTGTCCTACAGGTTCTGAACCAGACTGCAATGGGACAACACTCATGCCAATGTCCATGAACTTGAATAGTTCAGAAC CTACTCTACCTTCTGGCGGACCTAAAAGGCACAAAATAGCCCTTGCCTTTGGCTTGAGCCTCGGATGTCTCTGTCTGATGGCTCTTGGATTTGGTTTATTACTGTGGTGGAGGCAAAGGCATAACCAACAGATATTCTTTGATGTTAAAG ACCGGCATCATGAAGAGGTATCCCTTGGAAACTTGAAAAGATTCCAATTCAGGGAACTTCAAATTGCGACGAACAACTTCAGCAGCAAAAGCATACTTGGAAAGGGTGGTTTTGGAAATGTGTACAAAGGAGTTCTCCAAGATGGGAGTGTTGTAGCTGTCAAGAGGCTTAAAGATGGAAATGCCATTGGAGGAGAGATCCAATTCCAGACTGAAGTTGAAATGATCAGCCTAGCAGTTCACCGAAACCTCCTTAGGTTATATGGGTTTTGTATGACACCCACAGAAAGGCTTCTAGTTTACCCATACATGTCAAATGGCAGCGTTGCTTCTCGTCTCAAAG AGAAACCAGTGTTGGACTGGGGCACTAGGAAGAGAATTGCCTTAGGAGCTGGCAGAGGACTTTTGTACCTTCATGAACAGTGTGACCCAAAGATAATTCATAGGGATGTGAAGGCTGCAAATATATTGCTTGATGACTATTGTGAGGCTGTGGTGGGAGATTTTGGGTTGGCAAAGCTTTTGGATCACCAAGATTCACACGTCACCACTGCAGTGAGAGGAACAGTGGGGCATATAGCTCCAGAATATCTTTCCACAGGACAGTCCTCTGATAAAACAGATGTCTTTGGATTTGGCATCCTTCTCCTAGAACTTATTACAGGCCAGAGAGCACTAGAATTTGGAAAGGCAGCTAACCAGAAAGGTGCCATGCTTGATTGG GTTAAGAAAATTCATCAGGAGAAAAAGCTTGAAATGCTTGTGGATAAGGATCTTAAAAGCAACTACGACCGAATTGAGCTTGAGGAAATGGTTCAAGTGGCACTCTTGTGCACCCAATACCTTCCAAGCCACAGACCCAAGATGTCAGAAGTAGTTCGAATGCTTGAGGGTGATGGCCTTGCAGAAAGATGGGAAGCTTCTCAAAGAGTAGAATCAACCAAGTGCAAGCCCCATGAGTTTTCTGCATCAGATAGATATTCCGATCTCACTGATGACTCTTCATTGCTAGTCCAAGCAATGGAGCTTTCTGGCCCTAGGTGA
- the LOC115975873 gene encoding F-box/FBD/LRR-repeat protein At1g13570-like: MAEMIRHTNIDRISNLPWDVLDTILVHIPLKEAVRTSILSSKWRYKWTGLSRFNIDDKCFPSYLSDKVLRWKVILKIIHQVQSNHGGPVEKFRLAAYCMPNHCDLDQWIWFLTDKGIKELILKEFDSIKRFKLPSEVFSCPQLSCLELYGCTIMLSPTFRGLNSLISLNLSHIYISSDTLESLIVNCPVLERLTLINIDHSTVFKISNLNLKYLKIDSKFEDICLKNVPLLSTVDICLRVKPRHSDQGKACNLVRVIGCLHGINKLILSSNFLEFLAYNDVPERLPAMLNHLLTLDLRDARLDSSKVVKVLLSILCSSPSLEELIISVSPLCGFSFLDFQRAECLVDLYFNNLKVVKIRGLLSTNHECEFIKFILAHSPVLETITIVTYVGEIIPNSVLLQFEPASEHVKVISLRS; the protein is encoded by the exons ATGGCTGAAATGATAAGGCACACAAACATTGATAGGATTAGCAACCTACCATGGGATGTATTAGACACCATTCTTGTGCACATACCATTAAAAGAAGCTGTGAGAACTAGCATCCTATCAAGTAAGTGGAGATATAAATGGACTGGCCTTTCACGGTTCAATATTGATGATAAATGCTTCCCCAGTTATTTATCAGACAAAGTACTGAGATGGAAAGTAATTCTGAAAATCATTCATCAGGTCCAATCAAATCATGGTGGCCCAGTAGAGAAGTTTAGGCTTGCTGCTTATTGCATGCCAAATCATTGTGATCTGGATCAGTGGATTTGGTTTTTAACAGATAAAGGAATCAAGGAGTTGATTCTTAAGGAGTTTGACTCTATTAAGCGTTTTAAGTTACCTTCTGAGGTATTCTCTTGTCCACAGTTAAGTTGCTTGGAACTTTATGGTTGCACAATCATGCTATCTCCTACATTCAGAGGATTGAATTCTCTTATAAGCCTCAATCTTTCTCACATTTACATCAGCAGTGATACACTAGAAAGTTTAATTGTTAACTGCCCAGTTCTTGAGAGATTGACATTGATAAACATTGATCATTCAACTGTTTTTAAAATCAGCAATCTGAACCTAAAGTATCTGAAAATCGATTCCaaatttgaagatatttgtctCAAAAATGTTCCACTTCTTTCTACTGTTGATATTTGCTTAAGGGTCAAGCCCCGGCACTCTGATCAAGGAAAAGCCTGCAATTTGGTCAGGGTTATTGGTTGTCTACATGGTATTAACAAGCTTATTTTGTCCAGTAATTTTCTTGAG TTTCTTGCTTATAATGATGTACCAGAGAGGCTTCCTGCCATGCTCAACCATCTCTTGACGCTAGACCTAAGGGACGCAAGACTAGACAGTTCTAAGGTTGTCAAGGTCTTACTTTCCATCCTTTGTAGCTCCCCAAGTTTAGAGGAACTCATAATTTCA GTGAGCCCATTATGTGGGTTTTCTTTCCTAGATTTTCAAAGAGCAGAGTGCCTGGTAGACTTGTACTTCAACAATCTTAAAGTAGTGAAGATAAGAGGTTTACTGAGCACAAATCATGAATGTGAATTTATCAAGTTTATTCTTGCTCATTCGCCAGTGCTGGAGACCATTACTATTGTAACATACGTAGGCGAAATAATTCCCAACTCAGTGTTGCTGCAGTTTGAACCAGCTTCAGAACATGTGAAGGTTATCAGCTTACGCTCATAA